CACCGCGCCCCCGGAAGGGTCGCACTCCGGCCGCTCCCGCCGCCGCCCCGCCCGGAGACCATCGGAGGCGGACGGCGGCGGTCGGCGACGGGCGACAGCGAGCGGCAGCGGTCAGAGGTCGAACGACACCAGGTGTTCCAGTACGGGCAGCGCCGCCATCAGCGTCCGCCGCTCCCGTCGGTGAGTTCGGCGGTGCGGCGGGCCAGCACCTCGGAGCGCTGGCGGCGGATGCGGGCCAGCAGTTCGGTTCCCTCCGGGGAGAGTTCGACCAGGACGGAGCGGCCGTCGTTGGGGTCGGGGACCCGGCTGACCAGCCGGGACTCGACCAGGGGGGCGACGGTGCGGGTCATCGACGGGGCGGCGACCCGTTCCAGCGCGGCGAGTTCGCCGAGCCGGATCGGGCCGTGCTGTTCGATCCGTGCCAGCGCGGACTGTTGGGCGAAGGTGAACTCCTGCCGGTCGGAGGCCTGCACCAGCTGCCGGTGCAGCCGGGAGATCACCAGCCGCAGCCGCACCACCTCGGCCGGGTCGAGCCCGCCCTCGCCGCCCTGTCCCACGCCCGGACTCCCCTGTCCCACGCCCGGACTCCCCTGCCGCACCGTCTCGTTCACGTCAGGCCGTTCGTCGGGACACCGCGGCGTCCCCGTCCGGCGCGGCGGCGGTGCCGTCCTCGGGCGCGGGGGCCGCCGGGGCCGCCTTGCGGCCGCGCAGCAGCGAGGCGGCCGCGGCGACCAGGGACATCGCGATGGCGAGCGAGAAGACCACCATCAGGCCGTCGTGGAACGGGCCGGAGATGAGGTGCGGGAAGAACTCCCGGCCGGTGAGGGTCTGCGCGTTGGCGGCGGGCAGGCCGGAGAGGACCTGCGGGCCGAGCAGTTCGTGGATCGGGTTGTAGCCGAGGAAGGCGCGAACAGCGTTCCGACGGGCGGCAGTTGGGCCACCGCGTGGGCGTCCGCCGGGGAGACGCCCTGGCCGGTGAGCCCGTCGCTGAGAGTCTGCGGGAGCGAGCCGGCCAGGCCGGCCACCATCAGCGAGAAGAACACGCCGATGGAGAGCACCATGCCGGCGTTCTGGAAGGTCGCCCGCATGCCGGAGGCGGCGCCGCGGTCGGCGGCCGGCACGCTGGACATCACCAGGGCGGTGTTGGGTGCGGCGAACAGTCCGCCGCCGAGGCCGTTGAGGAACACCAGCAGAGCAAACCACATGTACCCGAAGTCGGTGGGGAGGATCAGCAGCCCGGCGAACGAGGCGGCCATCACGACCAGGCCGCCGGCCGCGAACAGGCGGGCGCCGAAGCGGTCCGAGAGGTAGCCGGCGATCGGGCCAGCGGCCAGGAAGCCGATGGTCAGCGGCACCAGGTAGATGCCCGCCCAGAGCGGGGTCTGCTCGTACTCGTAGCCGTGCAGCGGCAGCCAGATGCCCTGCAGCCAGACGATCAGCATGAACTGGAGGCCGCCGCGGGCGACCGAGCCGAGCAGCGTCGCCAGGTTGCCGCCCGCGAACACCGGGTCGCGGAACAGGCGCAGCGGGAACATCGGCTCGGCGACCTTCGTCTCGATCGCGCAGAACGCGATCAGCACGGCCGCGCCACCGATCAGGCCGGTCAGCACCCAGGGGTTGGTCCAGCCCATGGTGTGGCCGCCGTACGGCTGGATGCCGTAGGTGATCGCGGCGAGCAGCGCGGTGAGGCCGACGGCGAAGCTGATGTTGCCCCACCAGTCGATCTTCCCGGGGCGGCGGACGCCGGTCTCGTGCAGCGAGCGGTAGGCCCAGACGGTGCCGATGATGCCGATCGGGACGTTCACCCAGAAGATCGACCGCCAGTTCCACTCGGCGAGGACGCCGCCGAGGACCAGGCCGATGAACGAGCCGGCGATCGCGGCGACCATGTTGACGCCGAGCGCCATGCCGCGCTGCCGGCCGGGAAGGCGTCGGTGATGATGGCCGCGGAGTTCGCCATCAGCATCGCGCCGCCGACCGCCTGCACCACCCGCCAGCCGATCAGCCACAGCGCGCCACCGCCGCCGCCCATCGGGTCGAGCGAGAGGATCACCGAGGTGGCCGTGAAGATCAGGAAGCCGGCGTTGTAGATCCGCACCCGCCCCCAGATGTCGCCCAGGCGGCCGAGGGTCACCACCAGGACGGCGGTGACCAGCATGTAGCCCATCAGCATCCAGAGCAGGTAGCTGACGTTGCCCGGCTCCAGCGGGTTGAGGTGGATGCCGTTGAAGATCGCCGGCAGCGAGATCAGCACGATCGAGGAGTTGATCGTGGCGATCAGCATGCCGAGGGTGGTGTTCGAGAGCGCCACCCACTTGTAGCGCGGGTGTTCCGCGCCGATCCACCGTTTCTTCGTGTCCACGTCCGCCATCTCCTGCCCGCCCTGGGGAAGCCGTGATGATAGTTAGCTGATGTGAACTAAATTACTGCGCGACCGCCCGCTCCCGCCACCCGTCCCGGATGGTGGACCGGGGCCGCCGCCGTGCAGCAGGACCGGGAGTTCGCGGGGGCCGTTGGAGATGAAGGACTCCAGCGGGCGCAGTCCGTCGGCGGGGACGGCGAGGGCGAGGCGGGGGAAGCGGTCGAAGAGGGCGGCGAGCGCGATCCGGGACTCCAGCCGGGCGAGTTCGGCGCCCAGGCAGTAGTGGACGCCGTGGCCGAAGGAGAGGTGGTCGCGGCGGGTGGCCCGGGTGTGGTCGTAACGGGCGGCGTCCTCGCCGTGCAGGGCGGTGTCGCGGCCGGTGGCGAGGAAGTTGACCACCAGCAGGTCACCGCGGGCGAAGGTCAGGCCGGTGGCCTCGTCGTGGACGTCCTCGACCGCGAAGCGCGGGAGGATGTTGGCCACGGGCGGCTGGAGCCGCAGGGTCTCCTCGACGGCGTCGGGCCAGCGGGCCGGGTCGGTGCGGAGCGCGTCGAGCTGCCCGGGGTGGGCGAGGAGCTGGACGACGGCGCTGCGAGCAGGTTGACGGTGGTCTCGTGGCCGGCGCCGATGAGCAGCAGCAGGCTGTCGAGGAGTTCGCGCTCGTCCAGGCCGGTGCCGGTCTCCTCGTCGCGGGCCTGGATCAGCGCGGTGGTGACGTCCTCCCCGGGTTCCGCGCGCCTGGCCTCGACCAGCAGGGCGAGTTGGGCGTAGACGGCCTCGCCGTTGCGCAGCGCCTCCTCGGGGCCGGTGGCGGTCTCGAAGAGCCGGCCGATCGTGGAGCGGAACGCGTCGTGCATCGAATCGGGCACGCCGAGCAGGGTGTTGACCACCATCAGCGGCAGGACCCAGGTGAACTCGGCGCGCAGGTCGACCACCCGGCCGGGCGGGTGGGCGGCGAGGCGGTCGAGCAGGTCGGCGGCGATGGCCTCGATCCGGGGGGTGAGGGCGCGGATGCGGCGGGCGGTGAAGGCGGGGCCGATCAGGCGGCGCAGCCGGCCGTGCTCGTCGCCGTAGGCGGTGAGCGCGTTGCGGACGTCGGTCCACATCCGCAGCGGCCAGTCGGCGGGGATCTCGCCGGCCAGGTCGGCGCTCCAGTGCCGGCGGGCGTCCTTGGAGATCCGGGGGTCGGTGAGCAGGCGTTTGATCAGGGCGGGGTCGGTGACGGACCAGGCGGGGACGCCGCCGGGGAGTTCGATCGGCGCGGCCGGTCCGGCGGCGCGCAGGGCGGCGGTCTCGGCGTGCAGGTCGGCGCCGGCGGGGTCGAGTCGGTACGGGCAGCGCTGAGTGTCCATCAGGGGGCTTCTCCGGTACGGGTGTCGGTCCTGGGCGGGCCGATCGGACTGCCCGTCCGGGCGGCCCGATCGCGTGATCGTTTCGGACTGTACCTGTCAGTTTCCTTCGCCGGGGCGGGTTTTCCGACCTCCCCCGGCTCCCTCCGGTTCTGCCGCGTCCTCCTGCTCCGCCGTCGAACGGCCCGCTCCGCCCGGCCCCGCTCCGCCACCGAACGATCCGCCCGGACGCCCGTCCGGACCCTCGCCCGCCGCCCGCCGCGGTCCGTCGGCGGCGCGGCCGGAGCCCCACCGGGCCCGGGCGGCGCGCAGACCGCGCACGATTCGCGCCGGCCACTTCCGATTCCCGTTCGACTCTGCCAGAGTCGTCCGATATCCGGTGCACGGGGCCGGAACGGGGGGACCTGATCATGCTGGGCTTTGTGCTGCGCCGGTTGCGCGGACGGCTGCCGCTGGCCGCGGCGGTGCTGTTCACGGTGCTGACCGCCACCACGGTGCTGACCGCGCTGGTGGCCTTCGACCGCACCGTCGCCGAGGCGGGCCTGCGGCGCGACCTGGCCGGCGGCGGCCGGGTGACGGTGCTGCTCAGCGCCGACCACGGGCTGGACCGCAGGGCCGCGGACGACGCCGGGACGGCCGCACTGGGCGCCCGGCTGTTCGACGGACTGCCGGTCGACACCCGGACGCTGGCCCGCAGCCGGGCGTACGGGCTGCCCGACCCGACGGCCACGGCCTCGCCCACGGCCTCGCCCCCGGCCCTGGCTCCGGCCCCGGCCCCGGCCCACGAGGTGGACCTGACCGTGCTGGCCGCGCTGGACCACGACCGGGTCCGCCTGACGGCCGGCCGCTGGCCCACCGCCGAGGGCGCCGCCGCGGGCCCGGGGACGGCCGGGACGGTGCAGGTCGCGGTGCCGGGCGGCGCGCTGTCCCGGCTGGGCCTGACCGCGGACGCGCTGCCCGCGCAGCTGGTGCTCTCCGACCGGTACGGCGGCCTGCCGCTGACCGTCCGGGTCACCGGCGTCTACCAGGCCCTGGACCGGGACGCCCCGTACTGGCGGCTGGACCCGCTGGGCGGCCGGGAGATCCAGGTCCGGGGCTTCACCACGTACGGGCCGATGCTGGTGGACGACGGCGCCTTCACCTCCGACCTGCTGCCGCAGGACAGCCGGGGCGCGCTGCTGACCGCCGACTTCGCCACCGCCGACCGGGCCCGGGTCGAGCGGGTCGGGGAGCTGGCGGCCCGGCTGCCGGAGCTGGTCAGGCAGGACAGCCCGGGCTTCCAGTCGCAGACCGAACTGCCCGCCCTGCTGGCCGAGTTGCACTCGGCGACGCTGGTCACCGAGTCCGGTCTGCTGATCGGGGCTCCAGCTGTCGGTGCTCGCGGGCGCGGCCCTGCTGCTGGTGGTGCACCTGGTCGCGGAGCGGCAGGGCCGGGAGGACGCGCTGCTCACCGCCCGGGGCGCGACCCGGCGCCGGCTCGCCGCCTGGGCCTGCCTGGAGGCGCTGCTGCTGGCGCTGCCCGCCGCACTGCTGGCCCCGCTGCTGGCCGGGCCGCTGCTGCGGCTGCTGACCGGCTACGGCCCGCTGGCCGGGCTGCCGCTGGAGCACACCGACACGGCCGTGCGCTGGCCGGCGGCGGCGCTGTGCGCGCTGGTGTGCGTGCTGCTCTCGGCGCTGCCCGCGGTGCTGCGGCGCGGCGGCGGGCAGCTGGTGGCGCGCCGTCAGGCGGTGGTCGGCACGGTGGTGCGCTCCGGCGCCGACCTGACCCTGCTGGCGCTGGCCGTGGTCGCCTACCGGCAGCTCTCCGCCCGGTCCGGCGGCCTCTCGGTGGCCTCCGACGGCCGGCTGGGCATCGACCCGGTGCTGGTCGCGGCGCCCACCCTGGCGCTGTGCGCGGGGACGCTGCTGGTGCTGCGGGTGCTGCCGCTGGCGGCCCGGCTGGGGGCCCGACTGGCCGCCCGGGGGCGCGGGCTGGGCGCGGCGCTGGGCGGCTGGCAGCTGGCGCGCCGCCCGGGCCGGGCGAACGGCCCGGTGCTGCTGCTGGTGCTGGCGGTGGCCACCGGCGTGCTGGCGATCGGCCAGCACACCGCGTGGCGCGACTCGCAGCGCGACCAGGCCGACTTCGCCACCGCGGGCGGCCTGCGGGTCCAGGGTTCGGCGCTGCCCGCGCTGGGCCAGGGCGGCCGGTACGCGGCGCTGCCGGGCGGCGACCGGCTGCTGCCGGTGGCCCGGGCCGACCTGTCGCTGCCGGGCGACCGGCAGGGCCGCGTCCTGCTGACCGCCACCGCCCGGGCGGGCGCCGAACTGCGGGTGCGGCCCGACCTGTTCGACCACCGACCGCCCGGGGAGCTGCTGGCGCCGCTGGCCGAGCCGCCGTCGCCCGGGGTGCCGCTGCCGGGGAGCCCGGCCCGGATCGAGCTGACCGTCGCGGTGCGGGTGGACGACCGTCCCGGGGAGGACGGCAGCCCGCTCCAGGCGCCCGACCTGTGGCTCCAACTGCGCGACGGCTTCGGGGCGGTGCACCGGGTCCTGGTGCCGCAGCTGCCGGTCCGGGGCGAGCTGACCGTCCGGTGGACCTGGGCGCGCTGGCCGCCGCCCGCTGGGCTCGGTGGCCGCGCCGCTGGCCCTGACCGGCCTCGGGCTGACGTACCCGGCGGGCTGGGGCGAGAGCCGCACCGAGCTGACGGTGCGCCGGGTGGCGGTGGCCGACGGCGCGGGCGGGGCCGCGGTGCCCGTCCCGGTGCCCGCGGGCGCCTGGAGCGTGCAGGCCGGGGACGGCGTCCCGGTGCGGGTGGCCGACGGTCCGGGCCCGGACCGGCTGCTGACCGTCGAGTACACCCCCGGCACGGCGGACCACGACGGGGCCCGGGCCCTGGTGCTGGCCCCGGGTGCCGTCCGCTCCGGCGGCGAGGTCGGGGGCCTGGCCACCCACGCGTACCTGACGGCCGTCGGCGCCCGGGTCGGCGACCTGGTCAAGGTGCAGCTCTCCGGCACCTCGGTGCCGGTCCGGATCACCGGCGCGGTCGAGGCGCTGCCGGTGTACGGCACCAGCGCGCTGCTGCTCGACCTGGCCGCCGCCGACCGGTGGCTGAGCGACCGGGGCTTCGACGCCCCGGCCGTCTCCGAGTGGTGGCTGCCCGCCACCGGACCCGGCGACCGCACCCCGGCCGAGGCCGCGGCGGCGCTGCGCGCGGGGCCGACCGCCCAGCAGCTGACGCTGCGCGAGGAGGACGCCGCGGCCCGGCTCGGCGACCCGCTCAGCGCCGCCCCGCAGAGCGCGCTGGCCGCGCTGGCGGTGGCCGCGGCGGTGCTGGCCGCGATCGGCTTCACCGCCGCCTCGGCCGCCTCGGCGAGCGAACGGGCCGGCGAGTCCGCGGTGCTGCTGGCGCTCGGCGCGCCCCGGCGGCTGCTGACCCGCAGCGCCGCCGCCGAACGGCTGGTGCTGGTCGGCATCGGCACCGGTACGGGGCTGCTGCTCGGCACCGTCCTGGTCCACCTGGTGGTGCCGCTGGTGGTGCTCACCCCGGCCGCCCGGCCCCCGGTCCCCGACGTGCTGGTCGGCCTGCCCCCGGCCCAGGTCCTGGCCCTGGCCGCCGGAACCGCCGCCCTGCCCCTGCTGTCCGCCGTCCTGTTCGGCGGCAACCGCCGGAACCTGGCCGCCCGACTCCGGTCCGCGGAGGAGAAATGAGCGCCCCCGCCCCCTGGGTCCGCACCGCCGTCCGGCCGCGCACCTCCGCCCGACCGCGCACCGCCGTCCGGCCCGCCACAGCCCACCCGACCGTCCGGACCGCCCCCGCCCCGACTGCCACCGGACCCCGCGCCGTCGCGCCGCGCCCCGCGGAGGAGAGATGAGCACCCCCGCGCCCTGGGTCCGCACCCGGCTGCGCACCGCGCCGCTCGCCGCCCTGCTCACCGCCGCCCTGACGCTGGTCCTGGTCTTCCTGGCGGCCGCGCTGCCCCGGGCGCTGGACCGGGGGGCGGACGGCGCGCTGCACGCTTTCCTGCGCGGGTCCGGCCCGGTGGCGACCAGTGTGGTGGTGACGTCCGGCCCGCCCGCGGGCGGCGAGCCGGAGCGGAAGCTGGACGCTACCGCGGCCCGGCTGACCGACCTGATCGGGCCGGTGCTGCCGCTGGAGCCGGGCGACCCGGTGTACGGGCGCCGGGGTCTGGGCGCGCGTTCGCTGCCCGACCCGGGGCTGGACCGGCCGGAGTCCGTCGCACCCGAGCTCGCCCTGGTGTACCGGCACGGGGCGCGCGAGCACGTCCACCTGACGGCCGGTCGGTGGCCGGACGCCGGGGCGGCCGGGGGGCCGGTGCCGGTCGTGCTGTCGGCGGCGGCGGCCGGGGCGATGAAGGTGCGGCCGGGCGCGGTGCTGGACGGCGGTGCCTCGGTGCTGTCCCCCACCGCGCGGCTGAGCCCGCAGCAGGTCGAGGTGGTGGGCCTGTACGCCGTCGACGACCCGTCCGACCCGTTCTGGGCCGAGCTGGGGTGCGCGATCGGGGCGTGCCGGAACATGACGCCCTCGCACGGTCCGGGGGACCCTCCGATGGCGTACTGGTACGCCGTCGCGCTGACCGGCCCGGAGTCGGTGTCCCGGCTGGGCGTCTGGGGCGACGGGGCGGAGGACTACTGGCGGCTGCCGGTGCGGGTGGAAGCGCTGCGGGCGGACCGGCTGCGGCAGACCTCCTCCGCCCTGGCGGCGGTCACCTCGGGGCCGCTCGCGGTCGAGGTGGTGACCGGCAGCGGGCGGCCCGACGTGCGGATCGGCTCCGGGCTGCGGTCCGCGATCGACACCGCCCGGCAGCGGCAGAGCGCGATCGACGCGCTGACCGCGGTCGGCCCGGCCGGGGC
This is a stretch of genomic DNA from Kitasatospora fiedleri. It encodes these proteins:
- a CDS encoding MarR family winged helix-turn-helix transcriptional regulator, whose product is MGQGGEGGLDPAEVVRLRLVISRLHRQLVQASDRQEFTFAQQSALARIEQHGPIRLGELAALERVAAPSMTRTVAPLVESRLVSRVPDPNDGRSVLVELSPEGTELLARIRRQRSEVLARRTAELTDGSGGR
- a CDS encoding cytochrome P450; this encodes MANILPRFAVEDVHDEATGLTFARGDLLVVNFLATGRDTALHGEDAARYDHTRATRRDHLSFGHGVHYCLGAELARLESRIALAALFDRFPRLALAVPADGLRPLESFISNGPRELPVLLHGGGPGPPSGTGGGSGRSRSNLVHIS
- a CDS encoding cytochrome P450 family protein produces the protein MDTQRCPYRLDPAGADLHAETAALRAAGPAAPIELPGGVPAWSVTDPALIKRLLTDPRISKDARRHWSADLAGEIPADWPLRMWTDVRNALTAYGDEHGRLRRLIGPAFTARRIRALTPRIEAIAADLLDRLAAHPPGRVVDLRAEFTWVLPLMVVNTLLGVPDSMHDAFRSTIGRLFETATGPEEALRNGEAVYAQLALLVEARRAEPGEDVTTALIQARDEETGTGLDERELLDSLLLLIGAGHETTVNLLAAPSSSSSPTPGSSTRSAPTRPAGPTPSRRPCGSSRPWPTSSRASRSRTSTTRPPA
- a CDS encoding FtsX-like permease family protein codes for the protein MAAPLALTGLGLTYPAGWGESRTELTVRRVAVADGAGGAAVPVPVPAGAWSVQAGDGVPVRVADGPGPDRLLTVEYTPGTADHDGARALVLAPGAVRSGGEVGGLATHAYLTAVGARVGDLVKVQLSGTSVPVRITGAVEALPVYGTSALLLDLAAADRWLSDRGFDAPAVSEWWLPATGPGDRTPAEAAAALRAGPTAQQLTLREEDAAARLGDPLSAAPQSALAALAVAAAVLAAIGFTAASAASASERAGESAVLLALGAPRRLLTRSAAAERLVLVGIGTGTGLLLGTVLVHLVVPLVVLTPAARPPVPDVLVGLPPAQVLALAAGTAALPLLSAVLFGGNRRNLAARLRSAEEK